The Nitrospirota bacterium genome has a window encoding:
- a CDS encoding universal stress protein codes for MNVLVATDGSRYGRWGLNWVAKLPFVEPPRVTALYVLDRAVHSLPFRTKSEMQRIEARSARTIAYTKKQLASLKLKGTVLREQGVVASTILKHAPKQGGLLVVGNKGLGALDRFVLGSVSTKLIQHATCPVLVIKGEAVPLKRIALAIDGSPASAKALEFVRATFQPDGSNGKGRHVPIHVSVVHVMPFMRYPEVKEAGRKLVDQSVQKLVKAGFTAEPVCQLGKPAEEIMEVATKHHADLIVMGAKGLDAVSRFLIGSVSTRVVQYANCSVLVVR; via the coding sequence ATGAATGTGCTTGTTGCGACAGATGGATCGAGGTATGGACGATGGGGGCTGAACTGGGTGGCCAAGCTGCCGTTCGTCGAGCCGCCGCGAGTGACGGCGCTGTATGTGCTCGATCGAGCCGTACACAGTCTACCGTTCCGGACAAAGTCAGAGATGCAGCGTATTGAAGCGCGCTCGGCCAGAACCATTGCCTACACCAAGAAACAGTTGGCGTCGCTGAAGCTCAAGGGCACGGTCCTCAGAGAGCAGGGGGTGGTCGCGTCGACGATCTTGAAGCATGCACCGAAACAGGGCGGGCTCCTGGTGGTGGGCAATAAGGGCCTCGGCGCCCTTGACCGTTTCGTGCTCGGCAGCGTGTCGACGAAGCTCATCCAACATGCAACCTGTCCGGTGCTGGTGATCAAAGGTGAGGCGGTTCCGTTGAAGCGGATCGCCTTGGCGATCGATGGGTCACCCGCATCGGCCAAGGCGTTGGAGTTTGTGCGGGCCACGTTTCAGCCGGATGGTTCGAACGGCAAGGGAAGGCATGTGCCGATTCACGTGAGCGTGGTCCATGTGATGCCGTTCATGAGGTACCCGGAGGTGAAGGAGGCGGGGCGCAAGCTGGTCGATCAGAGCGTACAGAAGCTGGTCAAGGCGGGATTTACGGCTGAGCCAGTGTGTCAGCTTGGGAAGCCTGCGGAAGAGATCATGGAGGTGGCTACTAAACACCATGCCGATCTGATCGTGATGGGGGCCAAGGGGTTGGATGCCGTCTCCCGGTTTCTCATCGGGAGCGTGTCGACGAGGGTGGTCCAGTATGCGAACTGTTCCGTGCTCGTCGTTCGGTGA
- a CDS encoding macro domain-containing protein, giving the protein MLREVAGDILLTKAEALAHGVAPNDNFANGLALALRERWPAMYKDFRHYSQTFTPKTGELWTWAGVGGVRIVNLFTQEPAASHGGKPGRATIENVNHCLKALCKLIEAEKFKTVALPRLATGVGGLDWKDVKPLMEKHLGHLSIPVYVYGTYRPGVQAEE; this is encoded by the coding sequence ATGTTGAGGGAAGTGGCAGGAGATATCTTGTTGACGAAGGCAGAGGCTCTGGCGCACGGTGTCGCCCCGAACGACAACTTTGCAAACGGGTTAGCTCTGGCGCTCAGAGAACGGTGGCCGGCAATGTATAAGGATTTCCGGCATTACTCTCAGACCTTTACTCCCAAGACCGGAGAATTGTGGACCTGGGCCGGTGTCGGGGGCGTTCGAATTGTCAATCTGTTTACGCAGGAGCCTGCCGCCAGTCACGGAGGCAAGCCAGGCAGAGCCACGATCGAGAACGTGAACCACTGTCTCAAAGCCTTGTGTAAGTTGATCGAGGCTGAGAAGTTTAAGACAGTCGCGCTTCCACGCTTGGCTACCGGGGTGGGGGGACTCGACTGGAAAGACGTGAAGCCGCTGATGGAAAAACATCTCGGCCACCTGTCGATCCCCGTCTATGTGTATGGCACCTATCGCCCTGGGGTTCAGGCAGAAGAATAG
- a CDS encoding universal stress protein: MNVLVATDGSRYGGWGLNWVATLPFVKPPKVKVLHVLDVAALRAPFLSQPVMAGTERYFQEEIQRMETRSAKTLKEATEELAALRLKGRVLKVQGPVAPTILKRAPKRDGLLVVGSQGLDALDRFMLGSVSTNLIHHATCPVLVVKGEAAPLRRIILATDGSNASAKALAFVLAKFSPNRSAGKGGRVPIHVSVVHVMPPVKYPGLEEANRKLLDLSVQKLVKARFTAEPLCKFGKPAEEIMQVASTQHADLIVMGAKGLGAVARFLLGSVSTRVVQQANCSVLVVR; the protein is encoded by the coding sequence ATGAACGTGCTCGTGGCGACTGATGGATCGAGGTATGGGGGATGGGGCCTCAACTGGGTGGCCACGCTGCCGTTCGTGAAACCGCCGAAAGTGAAAGTGCTGCATGTGCTGGATGTCGCCGCGCTTCGTGCGCCATTTCTCTCGCAACCGGTAATGGCGGGAACCGAACGGTACTTCCAGGAAGAAATTCAGCGCATGGAAACTCGCTCGGCGAAAACTCTCAAGGAGGCGACAGAGGAGTTGGCGGCGCTGAGGCTCAAGGGCAGGGTCCTCAAAGTACAGGGGCCGGTTGCGCCGACGATCTTGAAGCGTGCGCCAAAGCGAGATGGGCTTCTGGTGGTGGGCAGTCAGGGCCTCGACGCACTCGACCGCTTCATGCTCGGCAGCGTGTCAACGAATCTTATCCATCATGCGACCTGCCCGGTGCTGGTCGTTAAGGGCGAAGCAGCGCCATTGCGGAGGATCATCTTGGCGACCGATGGATCGAACGCTTCGGCCAAGGCGCTGGCCTTTGTGTTGGCTAAATTTTCGCCGAATCGTTCGGCCGGTAAGGGCGGGCGCGTGCCGATTCATGTGAGCGTGGTCCATGTGATGCCGCCCGTCAAGTATCCGGGGCTGGAGGAGGCAAACCGTAAATTACTCGACCTGAGCGTCCAGAAGTTGGTCAAGGCGCGATTTACAGCCGAACCGCTGTGCAAGTTTGGGAAACCTGCTGAAGAGATCATGCAGGTGGCTTCAACGCAACATGCCGATCTGATTGTAATGGGAGCCAAAGGGCTGGGCGCCGTTGCGCGGTTCCTCCTCGGGAGCGTATCGACAAGGGTGGTGCAGCAGGCGAACTGTTCCGTGCTCGTCGTTCGATGA